A genomic window from Aquitalea aquatilis includes:
- a CDS encoding aldehyde dehydrogenase — translation MARTHAEWKQLAAQLNIEGRAFINGAYTSAADGKTFDCVNPANGQKLADIACCGEAEVNAAVTAARAAFDSGKWSELAPLARGSILKRFAALIRQHGDELALLETLDMGKPIGDSTTVDVPGAAYCVEWFAEAIDKIGGEVAPVDPKLVGLITREAIGVVAAVVPWNFPILMASWKFGPALAAGNAVIVKPSEKSPLTAIRLAQLAKDAGIPDGIFQVLPGAGDVGKALALHMDVDCLAFTGSTGVGKLIAGYAAQSNLKRVWLELGGKSPNIVLEDCPDIAKAARTAAGAIFFNMGEMCTAGSRVLVQRSVKEAFLAEFKKAAQGWFPGDPLDPATSMGAIVDKIQYDKVLSYVDKGLSEGAGLICGGKAAHTDKGLFIEPTAFDCQRPDMTTCREEIFGPVLSVITFDTLDEAVSIANDTEYGLAAAVWTSNVSTAHQVSRRLRAGTVWVNCYDEGGDMNFPFGGFKQSGNGRDKSLHALEKYSELKSTLIKL, via the coding sequence ATGGCGCGTACCCATGCAGAGTGGAAACAGCTTGCTGCACAACTCAATATCGAAGGCCGGGCCTTCATCAACGGTGCTTATACCAGCGCCGCCGATGGCAAGACCTTCGATTGCGTCAATCCGGCCAATGGTCAGAAACTGGCCGACATCGCCTGCTGCGGCGAGGCTGAAGTGAACGCAGCCGTGACCGCTGCACGCGCCGCCTTTGATTCCGGCAAGTGGTCGGAGCTGGCCCCGCTGGCTCGCGGCAGCATTCTGAAACGCTTTGCCGCGCTGATCCGCCAGCATGGCGACGAGTTGGCCCTGCTGGAAACGCTGGACATGGGCAAGCCGATTGGCGACTCCACCACGGTGGATGTGCCGGGCGCGGCTTACTGTGTGGAATGGTTTGCCGAGGCCATCGACAAGATCGGTGGCGAAGTGGCTCCGGTCGACCCCAAGCTGGTGGGCCTGATCACCCGTGAAGCCATTGGCGTGGTGGCGGCCGTGGTGCCGTGGAACTTCCCCATCCTGATGGCGAGCTGGAAATTCGGCCCTGCCCTGGCGGCCGGCAATGCCGTCATCGTCAAGCCGTCGGAAAAATCCCCGCTGACCGCCATTCGCCTGGCACAACTGGCCAAGGATGCCGGCATCCCGGACGGTATTTTCCAGGTACTGCCCGGCGCGGGTGACGTCGGCAAGGCGCTGGCCCTGCACATGGATGTGGACTGCCTAGCTTTTACCGGCTCCACCGGCGTGGGCAAGCTGATTGCCGGCTATGCCGCGCAATCCAACCTCAAGCGCGTCTGGCTGGAGCTGGGTGGCAAGTCGCCCAATATCGTGCTGGAAGACTGCCCGGACATTGCCAAGGCCGCCCGTACCGCTGCCGGCGCCATTTTCTTCAATATGGGCGAAATGTGCACGGCCGGCTCGCGCGTGCTGGTACAACGCAGCGTGAAAGAGGCCTTCCTGGCCGAGTTCAAGAAGGCCGCCCAGGGCTGGTTCCCAGGCGATCCGCTGGACCCGGCCACCAGCATGGGTGCCATCGTTGACAAGATCCAGTACGACAAGGTGCTGTCCTATGTCGACAAGGGACTGAGCGAAGGCGCCGGCCTGATCTGCGGCGGCAAGGCTGCCCACACTGACAAGGGCCTGTTCATCGAACCGACCGCCTTTGATTGCCAGCGCCCGGACATGACCACCTGCCGCGAGGAAATCTTTGGGCCGGTGCTGTCGGTCATCACCTTCGACACACTGGACGAAGCCGTCAGCATCGCCAACGATACCGAATACGGCCTGGCCGCTGCGGTGTGGACCTCCAATGTCAGCACCGCCCATCAGGTATCACGCCGCCTACGCGCCGGCACCGTATGGGTAAACTGCTACGACGAAGGCGGCGACATGAACTTCCCCTTCGGCGGCTTCAAGCAGTCTGGCAATGGTCGCGACAAATCGCTGCACGCACTGGAAAAGTACAGCGAGCTGAAGAGCACGCTGATCAAGCTGTAA
- a CDS encoding cupin domain-containing protein has protein sequence MRVVRDRFGLSQRELAKRAGVTNGTISLIEQNRVSPSISSLKKVLEGLPMTLAEFFTFDVEPQQPRVFYQAKELPNLGNDQIRLLLIGTAHERRDIAILKEHYEPGADTGPDMLMHEGQEGGVIIAGSIEITVNNETRILGPGDSYYFDSKLPHRFRNIGSEICEMVSASSPPTF, from the coding sequence TTGAGAGTGGTCAGAGACCGGTTTGGTCTGTCACAACGCGAACTTGCCAAGCGGGCAGGCGTCACCAACGGCACGATCTCCCTGATCGAGCAGAATCGCGTCAGCCCGTCGATCAGCTCCTTGAAGAAGGTACTGGAAGGTCTGCCGATGACCCTGGCGGAATTTTTCACTTTTGATGTAGAGCCGCAACAGCCGCGCGTGTTCTATCAGGCAAAAGAACTTCCCAATCTGGGCAATGATCAAATCAGGCTGCTGCTGATCGGCACCGCACATGAACGGCGTGATATCGCCATTCTGAAAGAGCACTACGAACCGGGCGCCGACACTGGCCCCGACATGCTGATGCATGAGGGCCAGGAGGGTGGCGTCATCATTGCCGGTTCGATTGAAATCACGGTCAACAACGAAACCCGCATTCTGGGTCCGGGCGACTCTTACTATTTCGACAGCAAGCTGCCGCATCGCTTTCGCAACATCGGCAGCGAAATCTGTGAAATGGTCAGTGCCAGCTCGCCGCCCACATTCTGA
- a CDS encoding gamma-glutamyl-gamma-aminobutyrate hydrolase family protein, giving the protein MQQPIIGIPCDVKMVSGLPFHAVGEKYIAAAAGGVGGIPVLIPSLGSAAPLREYLNFVDGVLLPGSLSNIEPHRYGGQASRQGTLHDPARDATTLPLIDLLLQEGIPLLGICRGFQEINVALGGELFQHVQEEQGFGDHREPDTQNLDEMYGLAHALHLQPDSLLKGWLGQDEVRVNSLHQQGIKRLADRLVAEGVADDGLVEAYRVRDAKGFAYGAQWHPEWKYWENPVSMAIFNAFGDACRARRASRQG; this is encoded by the coding sequence ATGCAGCAACCGATTATCGGCATTCCGTGTGATGTGAAAATGGTAAGTGGTCTGCCATTTCATGCGGTTGGCGAGAAATACATTGCAGCTGCCGCAGGCGGCGTAGGTGGTATCCCGGTGCTGATTCCTTCATTGGGCAGCGCGGCACCGCTGCGTGAATATCTCAATTTTGTGGATGGCGTGCTGCTGCCCGGCTCGCTGTCCAATATCGAGCCTCATCGTTATGGCGGCCAGGCCAGCCGCCAGGGAACACTTCATGATCCGGCGCGTGATGCAACCACGCTGCCGCTCATCGACCTTCTTCTGCAAGAAGGCATCCCGCTTCTGGGTATTTGCCGCGGTTTCCAGGAAATCAATGTTGCACTGGGCGGTGAACTCTTCCAGCACGTACAGGAAGAACAAGGCTTTGGCGATCACCGCGAGCCGGATACTCAGAATCTGGATGAGATGTATGGTCTGGCACATGCCCTGCACCTGCAACCGGACAGCCTGCTCAAAGGCTGGCTGGGGCAGGATGAAGTCAGGGTGAACTCGCTGCACCAGCAAGGTATCAAACGTCTGGCCGACCGCCTGGTGGCGGAAGGCGTGGCGGATGACGGGCTGGTGGAAGCATACCGGGTCAGGGATGCCAAGGGCTTTGCCTACGGCGCGCAGTGGCATCCTGAGTGGAAGTACTGGGAAAACCCGGTGTCCATGGCCATTTTCAATGCGTTCGGTGACGCTTGCCGCGCGCGTCGTGCCAGCCGTCAGGGCTGA
- a CDS encoding glutamine synthetase family protein, producing the protein MNQINDWLREHRITEVECIVPDMTGVARGKIVPKDKFVSDPEMRLPEAVLIQTVTGDYPDDSMLDLTDPDMVLTPDPNSLRFVPWAADPTAQLIYDCYRADGSLVDVAPRSVLKRVLGLFDELGFEPVLAPEMEFYLMSPNPDPDIPLTAPIGRTGRAEFGRRSYSIDAVNEFDPLFEDIYDYCHAQNLEVDTLIHEIGTAQMEINFLHGNPLDLADQVFLFKRTVREAAFRHNMYATFMAKPMENEPGSAMHMHQSLIDKNTGKNVFTNEDGSPSDIFFHFIGGMQHYIPEVMPFFAPYVNSFRRLSPYTAAPTNVEWGYDNRTVGLRVPHSSPAARRVENRVPGVDVNPYIAMAATLACGYLGIVNKIKPREPMSTDAYELPFQFPHGAEESLKRLAACPDIPEVMGPHFVKMYLGMKEKEFSEYFRVISPWERKFLLLHV; encoded by the coding sequence ATGAACCAAATCAATGATTGGCTGCGAGAACATCGCATTACGGAAGTCGAGTGCATCGTACCGGACATGACCGGCGTGGCACGCGGCAAGATCGTCCCCAAGGACAAATTCGTCTCCGACCCGGAAATGCGTCTTCCGGAAGCGGTACTGATCCAGACTGTCACCGGCGATTACCCGGACGACAGCATGCTGGACCTGACTGACCCGGACATGGTGCTGACGCCCGATCCGAACTCGCTGCGCTTCGTGCCCTGGGCAGCGGACCCCACCGCCCAGCTGATCTACGACTGCTACCGCGCCGATGGCTCGCTGGTGGATGTGGCACCGCGTAGCGTGCTCAAGCGCGTACTGGGCCTGTTTGACGAACTGGGCTTCGAACCGGTACTGGCTCCGGAAATGGAGTTCTACCTGATGTCGCCGAACCCGGATCCGGATATCCCGCTGACTGCGCCTATCGGCCGTACCGGTCGCGCCGAATTCGGTCGCCGCTCCTACTCCATCGATGCGGTCAACGAATTCGACCCGCTGTTCGAAGACATCTACGACTACTGCCATGCGCAGAATCTGGAAGTGGACACGCTGATTCACGAAATCGGCACCGCGCAGATGGAAATCAACTTCCTGCACGGCAATCCGCTGGATCTGGCCGACCAGGTCTTCCTGTTCAAGCGCACCGTGCGCGAGGCGGCGTTCCGTCACAATATGTACGCCACTTTCATGGCCAAGCCGATGGAAAACGAACCGGGCTCGGCCATGCACATGCACCAGAGCCTGATCGACAAGAACACCGGCAAGAACGTGTTCACCAATGAAGACGGCAGCCCGTCCGACATCTTCTTCCACTTCATTGGCGGCATGCAGCATTACATTCCGGAAGTGATGCCGTTCTTTGCGCCGTACGTGAACTCCTTCCGTCGTCTCAGCCCGTATACCGCTGCGCCGACCAATGTGGAGTGGGGCTACGACAACCGTACCGTCGGCCTGCGCGTGCCGCATTCTTCCCCGGCCGCCCGCCGCGTGGAAAACCGCGTACCGGGTGTGGACGTGAACCCCTACATCGCCATGGCCGCCACCCTGGCCTGCGGCTACCTGGGTATCGTCAACAAGATCAAGCCGCGCGAACCGATGTCCACCGACGCCTATGAGCTGCCTTTCCAGTTCCCGCATGGTGCGGAAGAGTCGCTCAAGCGCCTGGCTGCCTGCCCGGATATTCCGGAAGTCATGGGCCCGCATTTCGTGAAGATGTATCTGGGTATGAAGGAGAAGGAATTCTCCGAATACTTCCGCGTCATCAGCCCGTGGGAACGCAAATTCCTGCTGCTGCACGTATAA
- a CDS encoding aspartate aminotransferase family protein, whose product MQNQRTTTEWRELDAAHHLHPFTDTNSLNEQGARVITKADGIYLYDSEGNKILDGMAGLWCVNIGYGRKDLPEVAKRQMEQLAYYNTFFKTTHPAVVELSHLLAEVAPEGFKHVFYTNSGSESVDTMIRMVRRYWDVKGKKDKKTLIGRWNGYHGSTIGGASLGGMTYMHEQGDLPIPGIVHVEQPWWYKHGKDMTPEEFGLAAAKWVEDKILEVGADKVAAFVGEPIQGAGGVIVPPSTYWPEIQRICQKYDILLVADEVICGFGRTGEWFGQQVFGFTPDIFTTAKGLSSGYQPIGAVFVNEKVATTLAEGGDFNHGFTYSGHPVAAAVAHANVKALRDEGIVDRVKNDTGPYMQKRWREVFGQFEHVDDVRGVGLIQAFTLVKNKATRELFPNFGEIGTLCRDIFFKHNLIMRACGDHIVSAPPLVISKEEIDQMLDTAAKCMVEFEKQLKERGLA is encoded by the coding sequence ATGCAGAACCAACGTACTACGACCGAATGGCGCGAACTGGATGCAGCACACCATCTGCACCCGTTTACTGATACCAACTCGCTGAACGAGCAGGGTGCGCGTGTCATCACCAAGGCCGATGGCATTTATCTGTACGACTCCGAAGGGAACAAGATTCTCGACGGGATGGCCGGCCTGTGGTGTGTCAATATCGGTTATGGCCGCAAGGATCTGCCGGAAGTGGCGAAGCGCCAGATGGAACAGCTGGCCTACTACAATACCTTCTTCAAGACCACGCATCCGGCCGTGGTGGAATTGTCCCACCTGCTGGCTGAAGTGGCTCCCGAAGGTTTCAAGCACGTTTTCTACACCAACTCCGGCTCCGAATCCGTCGACACCATGATCCGCATGGTGCGCCGCTATTGGGATGTAAAAGGCAAGAAGGACAAGAAAACCCTGATCGGCCGCTGGAACGGCTATCACGGTTCCACCATCGGTGGTGCCAGCCTGGGTGGCATGACTTACATGCACGAGCAGGGCGACCTGCCGATTCCGGGCATCGTCCATGTTGAACAGCCGTGGTGGTACAAGCATGGCAAGGACATGACGCCGGAAGAGTTTGGCCTGGCTGCCGCCAAGTGGGTGGAAGACAAGATTCTGGAAGTAGGTGCCGACAAGGTGGCTGCTTTTGTGGGTGAGCCGATTCAAGGTGCGGGTGGCGTGATTGTGCCGCCATCGACCTACTGGCCGGAAATTCAGCGCATTTGCCAGAAGTACGACATCCTGCTGGTGGCCGATGAAGTCATCTGCGGCTTTGGTCGTACCGGCGAGTGGTTTGGTCAGCAGGTATTCGGTTTTACCCCGGATATCTTCACCACCGCCAAGGGCCTGTCGTCCGGTTATCAGCCGATTGGCGCGGTATTCGTCAACGAAAAGGTGGCCACCACCCTGGCCGAAGGCGGTGACTTCAATCACGGCTTTACCTACTCCGGCCACCCGGTAGCGGCTGCCGTGGCACACGCCAACGTCAAGGCACTGCGTGACGAAGGCATTGTTGATCGCGTTAAGAACGACACCGGTCCCTATATGCAAAAGCGCTGGCGCGAAGTGTTTGGCCAGTTCGAGCATGTGGACGATGTCCGTGGCGTGGGCCTGATTCAGGCCTTCACCCTGGTGAAGAACAAGGCCACGCGCGAACTGTTCCCCAACTTTGGTGAAATCGGCACCCTGTGCCGCGATATCTTCTTCAAGCACAACCTGATCATGCGTGCCTGCGGCGACCACATCGTGTCCGCGCCGCCGCTGGTGATCAGCAAGGAAGAAATCGACCAGATGCTGGATACCGCCGCCAAGTGCATGGTGGAGTTTGAAAAGCAGCTGAAAGAACGCGGTCTGGCTTGA
- the motA gene encoding flagellar motor stator protein MotA — protein sequence MFVGIGYLLLLGCVLGGFVAAGGHLGALMQPLEVVMIAGAAAGAFVVANGGAPMKATIKALPTVFKGSPYNKAFYMELFTLLFEILSKVRKEGLMSVEADVENPESSPVFSKYPAVLHDHHVVEFICDYLRLMVGGNLNAFEIENLMDVEIETHHHEGEVPISAVKGLADGLPAFGIVAAVMGVVHTMESVGAPPSELGMLIAHALVGTFLGILLAYGFVAPLATILEHKLGDGTRVFQTIKVTLLASLNGYAPQVAVEFGRKVLTSTDRPSFKELEDHVKQAKK from the coding sequence ATGTTTGTTGGAATCGGCTACCTTCTTCTCCTCGGCTGCGTGCTGGGGGGCTTTGTCGCAGCAGGGGGCCATCTGGGGGCGCTGATGCAGCCTCTGGAGGTGGTCATGATTGCCGGTGCGGCAGCTGGCGCTTTCGTGGTCGCCAATGGCGGCGCACCGATGAAAGCCACCATCAAGGCCTTGCCAACGGTATTCAAGGGCTCGCCCTACAACAAGGCCTTCTACATGGAGCTGTTCACCTTGTTGTTTGAAATCCTGTCCAAGGTGCGCAAGGAAGGCCTGATGTCGGTGGAAGCCGATGTGGAAAATCCGGAGTCCAGCCCGGTATTCTCCAAATACCCGGCGGTATTGCACGATCACCACGTCGTCGAATTTATCTGTGACTATCTGCGGCTGATGGTGGGCGGCAACCTCAATGCCTTCGAAATTGAAAACCTGATGGATGTGGAAATCGAAACCCACCACCATGAGGGCGAAGTGCCGATCAGTGCGGTAAAAGGCCTGGCCGATGGCTTGCCGGCCTTCGGTATCGTGGCGGCGGTGATGGGGGTGGTGCATACCATGGAATCGGTGGGTGCGCCGCCGTCGGAGTTGGGCATGCTGATTGCACACGCCCTGGTGGGTACTTTCCTGGGTATTTTGCTGGCCTACGGTTTTGTGGCCCCGCTGGCTACCATTCTGGAACACAAGCTGGGTGACGGTACCCGGGTATTCCAGACCATCAAGGTTACCCTGCTGGCCAGTCTGAATGGCTATGCGCCGCAGGTGGCGGTGGAGTTTGGTCGCAAGGTGCTGACTTCGACGGATCGTCCTTCCTTCAAGGAACTGGAAGATCACGTCAAACAGGCCAAGAAATAA